In Nostoc sp. ATCC 53789, the following are encoded in one genomic region:
- a CDS encoding DNA-binding transcriptional regulator, protein MRQKKSAILEAVHETAKDLHKAGLMNQTTLREFEHLCLPPIEPLEPLQIKEIRESSQVSQAVFARILNISPSTVQKWEIGQKRPSGASLKLLHLVKNRGLNSVLY, encoded by the coding sequence ATGCGTCAGAAAAAATCAGCGATTCTTGAAGCAGTTCATGAGACAGCAAAAGACCTACACAAAGCTGGGCTAATGAATCAAACTACATTGCGCGAATTTGAACACCTATGTCTACCTCCTATTGAGCCTCTAGAACCATTACAAATTAAAGAAATACGGGAATCATCTCAAGTCAGTCAAGCTGTTTTTGCACGTATTTTGAATATAAGTCCTTCAACAGTTCAAAAATGGGAAATAGGACAAAAGCGGCCTAGTGGAGCATCTCTTAAGCTACTGCACTTGGTAAAGAATCGTGGGTTAAACAGTGTGCTGTATTAA